Proteins encoded within one genomic window of Methanosarcina barkeri str. Wiesmoor:
- the tes gene encoding tetraether lipid synthase Tes, which produces MKHIKSVCPECKKVLDSTIFEENGKIMLKKTCPEHGTFTDVYWSDSKLYYRFRRYSYVGNGVSNSNETLSSDGCPWDCGICSGHKTGTLLANIDVTNRCNLNCPVCFANAKASGFIYEPDFEQIKEMMLTLRNQEPVPCYAVQFAGGEPTVREDLPEIIETAQELGFSQIQIATNGVRLAKSQEYCEALRTAGLHTVYLSFDGVSKEPYMETRGFNALPVKQKALENCRQTGLSSVVLVPTLIKGVNDHQVGDIVRFAVKNEDVVRGVNFQPVAFAGRIDQAMRKEQRITIPDLISLLEEQTEGEIPSSAWYPASAAVPIIRFVSAVRKVPLPEFTIHPICGAATYVFEEEGKVIPINEFVDVDGFLEFLENVTPEFEGQGSNVTKLAKVLYNIPRYIDEARSPKDLKIISLITNFLKNGTREHAAQFHRKSLFLGAMHFQDLYNLDLERVERCGIHYATPDGRIIPFCTYNNFHREGVEAKYSKQYRKNMEFEKKTLNVKERGAA; this is translated from the coding sequence ATGAAACATATAAAGTCTGTTTGTCCAGAATGCAAAAAAGTTCTTGATTCCACTATATTTGAAGAAAACGGCAAGATAATGCTGAAAAAAACTTGTCCAGAACACGGGACCTTCACGGATGTTTACTGGTCGGACAGCAAGCTATACTACAGGTTCAGGCGCTATTCTTACGTCGGTAATGGAGTTTCAAACAGTAATGAAACTCTTTCTTCCGATGGCTGTCCCTGGGACTGCGGAATTTGTTCCGGGCACAAAACAGGGACTTTGCTTGCAAACATCGACGTTACCAATCGTTGTAATCTCAATTGTCCGGTGTGCTTTGCTAATGCCAAAGCAAGTGGATTTATATATGAACCGGACTTTGAACAGATAAAAGAAATGATGCTTACTCTCCGAAATCAAGAACCTGTTCCCTGCTATGCCGTCCAATTTGCCGGAGGAGAGCCTACAGTCCGGGAAGACCTTCCGGAAATTATCGAAACAGCTCAAGAACTTGGGTTTTCACAGATCCAGATTGCAACTAATGGTGTCAGACTCGCAAAAAGCCAGGAATACTGTGAAGCTTTAAGGACCGCAGGGCTTCATACTGTATATCTATCCTTTGACGGAGTCTCAAAGGAACCATACATGGAGACCCGAGGATTTAATGCCCTTCCTGTAAAACAAAAGGCTCTTGAAAATTGCAGGCAGACCGGCCTGAGTAGTGTTGTGCTCGTGCCCACCCTGATAAAAGGTGTTAATGATCATCAGGTTGGAGATATTGTCCGCTTTGCGGTTAAAAATGAGGACGTGGTTAGAGGTGTAAACTTCCAGCCAGTAGCGTTTGCAGGCCGCATTGATCAGGCCATGCGAAAAGAACAGAGAATAACAATTCCCGATCTAATATCACTTTTGGAAGAACAAACCGAAGGAGAGATTCCCAGCTCAGCCTGGTATCCTGCATCTGCTGCAGTTCCCATAATCCGATTCGTAAGTGCGGTACGAAAAGTTCCGCTCCCCGAGTTTACAATTCACCCGATCTGTGGGGCTGCCACATATGTTTTTGAAGAGGAAGGAAAGGTAATTCCAATAAATGAATTTGTGGATGTTGATGGGTTCCTTGAGTTCCTTGAGAACGTTACTCCCGAATTTGAGGGGCAAGGTTCTAACGTAACGAAACTTGCAAAAGTTCTTTATAATATCCCGCGCTACATTGATGAAGCCAGAAGCCCAAAGGATCTTAAGATAATCTCCCTGATAACTAATTTTCTTAAAAATGGTACAAGAGAGCATGCTGCCCAATTTCATCGAAAATCACTTTTCCTCGGAGCTATGCACTTTCAGGACCTTTACAACCTGGATCTGGAAAGGGTTGAACGCTGCGGAATCCACTATGCCACCCCTGATGGCAGAATAATTCCCTTCTGCACTTATAATAATTTTCACAGAGAAGGAGTAGAAGCAAAGTATTCAAAACAATATAGGAAAAATATGGAGTTTGAGAAGAAAACCCTGAACGTTAAGGAAAGAGGAGCAGCTTGA
- a CDS encoding TetR/AcrR family transcriptional regulator has protein sequence MRSFTSGEREIIRNKIIDRGKECFAIYGIKKTSIEDLTRDLGISKSSFYSFFNSKEDLFLHIYKKEREALKDNLLENSFLKYRKEPDKAIRAYLHCLLDIANKHPVWRKVYIEKEHLELTISQSSEEEIKNIRRENVEMILPFFEEWAAAGLLIDKNTRILAETTYAVISLVHFRNEIEDEDFQDIMDILIDLLAENIIKK, from the coding sequence GTGAGATCTTTTACATCTGGAGAAAGAGAGATCATAAGAAATAAAATCATAGATCGGGGTAAAGAATGCTTTGCCATATACGGAATAAAGAAAACGAGCATTGAAGATCTTACCAGAGATCTTGGAATTTCAAAAAGTTCTTTCTACTCTTTCTTTAATAGCAAAGAGGATCTTTTTCTACATATATATAAGAAAGAGCGAGAGGCCTTAAAGGACAACTTATTAGAAAATTCCTTCCTGAAATACAGGAAGGAACCTGATAAAGCGATAAGAGCTTATCTTCATTGTTTACTGGATATTGCTAATAAACACCCAGTCTGGAGAAAAGTTTACATTGAAAAAGAGCACCTTGAGTTGACAATTTCCCAGTCTTCAGAGGAAGAAATCAAAAATATTCGTAGAGAAAACGTGGAAATGATTCTACCCTTTTTTGAAGAATGGGCAGCTGCCGGTCTTCTAATAGACAAAAATACCAGGATTCTTGCTGAAACCACATATGCGGTTATTTCCCTCGTTCATTTCAGGAATGAAATTGAAGATGAGGATTTTCAGGATATAATGGATATTCTTATTGATCTTCTGGCAGAAAATATAATAAAAAAGTAA
- the cofC gene encoding 2-phospho-L-lactate guanylyltransferase, whose amino-acid sequence MKAVIPYKKSSAKSRLSPVLTREEREEFVDLMLNQVIDTLKEAGVGTIDILSPSMYGLENMTKANVLLDKNDLNEALNGYLEQAEEPVIIVMADLPLLSPDHVKGITSTKEDVCIVPGKGGGTNALFIKNPSCYRVRYYGSSFLTHCSIAEKTGQSVEVYDSFFAGTDIDEPEDLVELLIHGSGAAKEYISKKFRLEMSRGRVGLVHI is encoded by the coding sequence ATGAAAGCTGTAATCCCCTATAAAAAATCCAGTGCAAAATCAAGATTGTCCCCTGTCCTGACTCGGGAAGAGAGAGAAGAGTTTGTGGACCTGATGTTGAATCAGGTGATAGATACACTTAAGGAAGCCGGAGTGGGAACAATCGACATTCTTAGTCCTTCTATGTACGGGCTTGAGAATATGACGAAAGCCAATGTACTTCTGGACAAAAATGACCTGAACGAAGCCCTTAACGGGTACCTTGAGCAGGCTGAGGAGCCGGTTATTATTGTTATGGCTGATCTTCCCCTTTTATCTCCAGACCATGTTAAAGGGATAACTTCAACAAAAGAAGACGTTTGTATCGTCCCGGGAAAAGGTGGAGGTACAAATGCACTATTTATCAAAAACCCTTCCTGCTACAGAGTCAGGTACTATGGCTCGAGTTTTCTGACACACTGCTCGATTGCAGAAAAAACAGGACAGAGTGTTGAGGTATATGATTCTTTTTTTGCGGGTACTGATATTGATGAGCCCGAAGATCTGGTTGAACTGCTTATACATGGAAGCGGAGCTGCAAAAGAATATATCAGCAAAAAGTTCAGACTTGAGATGAGCAGAGGAAGGGTCGGACTGGTTCATATTTAG
- the cofH gene encoding 5-amino-6-(D-ribitylamino)uracil--L-tyrosine 4-hydroxyphenyl transferase CofH, whose amino-acid sequence MYTKKPTIPEDVIERAYRGKCTKEDALLLLEGNPFELFELANDLRASTVGDAVSYVVNRNIYITNKCVGNCGFCAYRTEKGYILSVEEILEKAGEARKAGAVEVCIQGGYIPEADIEFYLEIIESVKAEFPDLCIHALSPMEVNYAAGLSGMSVEEALHRLKKSGLDSLTGTSAEILSDRVRKIICPGKINTQQWIDTITAAHKAGISTNSTIMYGHVETLEERLDHVFIIREIQKETGGFTELIPMAFLPYNNPIGEKMIASGKFSTTGLEDLQLIAISRVILHTYVKNIQATWVKLGKKLAQVALQCGANDLGGTLMEDQISTASGGSNGEYVSPAEFEWMIKGAGRTPMQRDTLYRKVEPVIANRVEPLPGLGKTKIGSRD is encoded by the coding sequence ATGTACACGAAAAAACCGACAATTCCAGAAGATGTAATTGAAAGGGCCTACAGGGGAAAATGTACTAAAGAGGATGCCCTCCTCCTGCTTGAAGGAAATCCTTTTGAGCTGTTTGAGCTCGCCAATGATCTGCGCGCCAGTACAGTAGGCGATGCAGTCAGCTATGTGGTGAACAGGAATATCTATATCACAAACAAATGTGTTGGAAACTGCGGGTTCTGTGCCTACAGGACAGAGAAAGGGTATATCCTGAGCGTTGAAGAGATACTGGAAAAAGCAGGAGAAGCGAGAAAAGCCGGAGCTGTGGAGGTATGCATCCAGGGTGGCTATATCCCGGAAGCCGATATAGAGTTTTATCTTGAGATTATAGAGTCAGTAAAAGCCGAATTCCCTGACCTGTGTATTCATGCCCTGTCCCCTATGGAAGTAAATTACGCAGCAGGACTCTCAGGCATGTCAGTTGAAGAAGCCCTGCACAGACTTAAAAAAAGTGGGCTTGATTCCCTTACAGGGACTTCGGCCGAGATCCTTTCCGACAGGGTAAGAAAGATTATCTGCCCTGGAAAAATCAATACCCAACAGTGGATTGACACCATAACTGCAGCACATAAAGCAGGGATTTCTACCAATTCCACTATTATGTACGGACATGTTGAAACCCTTGAAGAACGCCTGGACCATGTCTTTATTATCCGTGAAATCCAAAAAGAGACAGGCGGGTTTACGGAACTTATCCCGATGGCCTTTTTGCCTTACAATAATCCTATAGGGGAAAAGATGATTGCATCCGGGAAATTCTCGACCACAGGGCTTGAAGATCTTCAGCTCATAGCTATTTCCCGTGTAATTTTGCATACTTACGTTAAAAATATTCAGGCCACGTGGGTAAAGTTAGGAAAGAAACTTGCTCAGGTAGCCTTGCAGTGCGGAGCAAACGACCTGGGAGGCACGCTTATGGAAGACCAGATCTCCACAGCGTCAGGAGGCAGTAACGGAGAATATGTATCTCCTGCCGAGTTTGAATGGATGATAAAAGGGGCAGGAAGAACTCCTATGCAGCGGGATACTCTGTACCGGAAAGTGGAGCCAGTTATTGCTAATAGAGTAGAACCCCTTCCCGGTTTAGGAAAGACAAAGATAGGCAGCAGAGATTAA
- the cofH gene encoding 5-amino-6-(D-ribitylamino)uracil--L-tyrosine 4-hydroxyphenyl transferase CofH has translation MNNRIPEDLIERAYQGKSTKEDGLLLLEVPPFELFRFADELRSLTAGDTVTYVVNRNINFTSRCVGTCGFCAFRTNDGKVLSIEEIMEKVREAEKAKATEVCIQGGLLPDVGLDFYQEIAESIKAEFPEMHIHAFSPMEVYHASHISGIKVSEALSKLKRSGLDTMPGTAAEILSDRVRKIICPSKLRTAEWIEVVTQAHAAGIPTTATMMYGHVETPEERIEHILTIREIQKETGGITEFVPLPFMPYNNPVGEKIIREGRYATPGLDDLKIYAISRILLHGHVDNIQASWVKLGKKLSQFALQCGANDLGGTLMEESISRLAGAPNGESISVEELEWMIYGAGRVPKERTTLYKGVRELASRNPGRITGCGASE, from the coding sequence ATGAACAACAGGATTCCCGAAGATCTCATAGAACGCGCATACCAGGGGAAGAGTACAAAAGAAGATGGGCTCCTGCTCCTGGAGGTACCTCCTTTCGAACTATTCAGGTTTGCGGACGAACTCCGGTCCCTTACGGCAGGGGATACGGTTACTTACGTAGTAAACCGAAACATAAACTTCACAAGCCGCTGTGTGGGCACCTGCGGGTTCTGTGCATTCAGGACAAACGATGGAAAAGTCCTCAGCATAGAAGAAATTATGGAAAAGGTTAGAGAAGCTGAGAAGGCAAAAGCTACCGAAGTTTGTATCCAGGGAGGTCTTCTCCCTGATGTGGGCCTGGACTTTTACCAGGAAATTGCAGAATCCATAAAAGCCGAATTTCCGGAAATGCATATTCACGCTTTTTCCCCAATGGAGGTTTACCATGCTTCTCATATCAGTGGTATAAAGGTAAGTGAAGCCCTTTCAAAGCTGAAGCGAAGCGGGCTTGATACAATGCCCGGAACTGCAGCCGAAATTCTCTCTGACCGTGTCAGGAAAATTATCTGCCCTTCAAAACTCAGGACTGCGGAATGGATTGAAGTAGTCACACAGGCACATGCTGCAGGAATTCCTACTACTGCAACCATGATGTACGGACATGTCGAAACTCCTGAAGAAAGAATTGAGCACATCCTGACTATCAGGGAAATTCAGAAGGAGACCGGAGGAATTACCGAATTTGTGCCTTTGCCTTTTATGCCTTATAATAATCCTGTTGGGGAAAAAATAATTCGAGAGGGCAGGTATGCTACTCCGGGCCTCGATGACCTGAAAATCTACGCTATTTCACGTATTCTTCTTCACGGACATGTAGATAATATTCAGGCAAGCTGGGTAAAACTGGGTAAGAAGCTTTCCCAGTTTGCTCTCCAATGCGGTGCAAATGACCTTGGAGGTACACTTATGGAAGAGAGTATTTCCAGATTGGCAGGAGCTCCTAATGGAGAAAGTATTTCTGTTGAAGAACTGGAATGGATGATCTACGGAGCCGGAAGAGTTCCAAAAGAGAGAACAACCCTTTACAAAGGAGTACGTGAACTGGCTTCCAGGAACCCTGGAAGGATTACAGGGTGTGGAGCCTCAGAATAA
- the cofG gene encoding 7,8-didemethyl-8-hydroxy-5-deazariboflavin synthase CofG, with translation MTYSKNVFVPVTNICRNRCGYCGFRREPGQPGARLMKPEEILPVLENGAKAGCTEALFTFGEYAEEVSEYRKWLKKLGYSSTLEYLLFLCEASIDIGILPHTNAGIMTRTELKALKPLNASMGLMLESTATLDAHKDCPGKLPELRLNTIREAGKLQIPYTTGLLIGIGEIREDRIESLEAIAGLHREYGHIQEVIIQNFAPKPGTPMENFPAPSIEEIIDTICLARQILPSDIAVQVAPNLIDPKALIAKGVTDLGGISPLTIDWINPEAEWPDIKELQRKLSPILLKERLPIYPQYVRKKWYSDRIGGLIEQLSDTDGYRKKP, from the coding sequence GTGACTTATTCGAAAAACGTTTTCGTTCCTGTGACCAACATTTGCAGGAACCGTTGTGGTTACTGCGGTTTTCGGCGGGAGCCAGGACAACCAGGTGCCAGGCTCATGAAGCCCGAAGAAATTCTTCCTGTGCTTGAAAACGGGGCAAAGGCAGGATGTACCGAAGCCCTTTTCACCTTCGGGGAGTATGCAGAGGAAGTTTCGGAGTACAGGAAATGGCTTAAAAAACTCGGTTATTCTTCCACGCTTGAATACCTTCTTTTTCTCTGTGAGGCTTCAATCGATATTGGAATCCTTCCTCATACGAATGCAGGAATTATGACGCGCACGGAGCTGAAGGCTTTAAAGCCTTTGAACGCAAGCATGGGGCTTATGCTTGAGAGCACGGCAACCCTGGATGCCCATAAGGACTGTCCAGGCAAACTTCCCGAACTCAGGCTTAATACCATTCGGGAAGCAGGAAAACTCCAGATTCCCTATACTACCGGCCTTCTTATAGGAATTGGGGAGATAAGGGAAGACAGAATTGAGTCCCTTGAAGCTATTGCAGGCCTCCATAGGGAATACGGGCACATTCAGGAAGTTATTATTCAGAACTTTGCCCCAAAGCCCGGAACACCCATGGAGAATTTTCCTGCGCCCTCAATAGAAGAAATAATTGACACTATCTGCCTGGCCAGGCAGATTCTTCCTTCTGACATAGCAGTACAGGTTGCCCCAAACCTTATAGACCCAAAAGCCCTTATCGCAAAAGGAGTAACTGACCTGGGAGGCATATCTCCACTGACAATTGACTGGATTAATCCGGAAGCTGAATGGCCAGATATAAAGGAATTGCAAAGGAAACTAAGTCCTATTTTACTCAAAGAACGCCTGCCAATTTACCCTCAGTATGTAAGAAAAAAATGGTACTCGGACAGGATAGGCGGGCTTATAGAACAACTCTCTGATACCGACGGTTACAGGAAAAAGCCCTGA
- a CDS encoding NAD(P)/FAD-dependent oxidoreductase, translating to MKAIVIGAGLGGLLSAARLSKAGYQVDVFEMLPITGGRFTNLPYKGFQLSSGAFHILPHGPAGPLAKFLNEVGADVKIVRSDITTVRVPLKKGSKDYEKGFKDISFTDFSTLLSHKDRLKIALLIVSTRKNRPAGSSLQAWIRSQFKDEWLVKFADAFCGWALSLRSDEVPVEEVFEIIENMYRFGGPGVPIGGCKGIIDALESVIAAHDGKIHTNTEVSKILVENGKAAGVLVGEEVHKADLVISNLGHAATACLCEEALSGEKASEYLRRLEALKPSAGIKICLAADEPLVGHSGVLLTPYAKRVNGINEVTQIDPKLAPPGKHLTMSHQYVAPENVKNLEAEIEFGLQDLKELFPNKKYEVLLIQSYHDNWPVNRAASGTDPGNETPVPGLYVVGDGAKGKGGIEVEGVALGVVATMNKILG from the coding sequence ATGAAAGCGATTGTGATTGGTGCAGGACTCGGAGGACTCTTGAGTGCGGCCAGACTCTCAAAAGCAGGATACCAGGTAGACGTTTTTGAAATGCTTCCCATCACAGGAGGAAGGTTTACAAATCTCCCTTACAAAGGATTCCAGCTTTCGAGCGGAGCTTTCCATATCCTGCCCCATGGACCTGCAGGCCCTCTAGCTAAGTTTCTCAACGAAGTCGGAGCCGATGTAAAGATCGTGAGGTCAGATATTACAACTGTACGCGTGCCCCTGAAAAAAGGCAGCAAGGATTACGAAAAAGGCTTCAAAGACATTTCTTTTACTGATTTTTCTACACTTCTCTCGCATAAAGACCGATTGAAGATCGCTCTTCTCATAGTGAGCACGCGAAAGAACCGCCCGGCAGGAAGCAGTTTGCAGGCATGGATCAGGTCCCAGTTTAAGGACGAATGGCTTGTGAAATTTGCCGATGCTTTCTGCGGCTGGGCATTGAGCCTAAGAAGTGACGAAGTTCCTGTGGAAGAAGTTTTTGAAATAATTGAAAACATGTACAGATTCGGCGGCCCAGGAGTTCCCATAGGTGGATGCAAAGGGATTATCGATGCTCTGGAAAGTGTGATTGCTGCACACGACGGGAAGATTCATACCAATACCGAGGTTTCAAAAATCCTTGTGGAAAACGGAAAAGCCGCAGGCGTACTTGTTGGTGAGGAAGTCCATAAAGCAGACCTGGTCATCAGCAATTTAGGGCATGCTGCAACGGCATGTCTTTGCGAGGAGGCCCTTTCAGGTGAGAAAGCTTCAGAATACCTCAGAAGACTTGAAGCCCTGAAGCCTTCTGCCGGCATAAAGATTTGTCTTGCTGCAGACGAGCCACTTGTAGGGCATTCGGGTGTTCTTCTAACCCCATATGCAAAAAGAGTTAATGGGATAAACGAGGTTACGCAGATCGATCCGAAACTTGCTCCACCTGGCAAACATCTTACAATGTCTCATCAGTACGTAGCTCCTGAGAACGTGAAAAATCTCGAAGCTGAAATTGAATTCGGGCTTCAAGATCTTAAAGAACTCTTTCCCAACAAAAAATACGAGGTACTGCTTATACAGTCATACCACGACAACTGGCCGGTAAACAGGGCAGCATCAGGCACAGATCCTGGTAATGAAACTCCTGTCCCCGGACTTTATGTTGTAGGGGATGGAGCCAAAGGAAAAGGTGGCATTGAAGTCGAAGGTGTAGCTCTCGGTGTAGTTGCTACTATGAATAAAATTTTAGGTTGA
- a CDS encoding 4Fe-4S binding protein: MKINDNCVGCGQCASFCKKGAIEVKGKARATDACVDCGICVLYCPVKAIEVVS; this comes from the coding sequence ATGAAGATTAATGACAATTGTGTAGGGTGCGGCCAATGTGCTTCTTTTTGCAAAAAAGGAGCAATCGAGGTAAAAGGAAAGGCACGAGCTACTGACGCCTGCGTAGACTGCGGAATCTGCGTCCTCTACTGCCCTGTTAAGGCTATAGAGGTGGTGTCATGA
- the fpoA gene encoding F420H2 dehydrogenase subunit FpoA, whose translation MSEIIDSYIPVAIFLVVALIMPPMTMFMVKQLSPRSKAAGKYTTYESGSVPTGTARIQFNVEYYLYAIAFVLFDIEVLFLYPWVTVYKGHGITSLAVVEMFAFIFILLFGYIYLWKKGALTWVK comes from the coding sequence ATGTCTGAAATAATTGATAGCTACATACCAGTTGCAATATTCCTTGTCGTGGCACTTATTATGCCTCCAATGACAATGTTTATGGTAAAGCAACTGAGTCCAAGGAGCAAGGCAGCCGGCAAATACACGACATATGAGTCGGGTTCGGTTCCCACAGGAACTGCAAGGATCCAGTTCAATGTTGAGTATTATCTTTATGCGATCGCTTTTGTGCTCTTTGATATAGAGGTGCTTTTCCTTTACCCATGGGTTACAGTCTATAAGGGGCATGGGATCACCTCTCTTGCAGTGGTTGAGATGTTTGCCTTTATTTTTATACTGCTCTTCGGATATATTTATCTCTGGAAGAAGGGGGCCCTTACATGGGTGAAGTGA
- the fpoB gene encoding F(420)H(2) dehydrogenase subunit B, translating to MGEVKEKKTSKPYETSEEEIPGVITTTSNAISEFLKKTKVQDIINWGRKNSLWFMTQPMGCCGVEMIAMGCAHYDTDRFGIIPRNSPRQADVMLISGYVTKKYLPALKRLWEQMPSPKWVIAFGDCSISGGPFYESYSTVQNIDEIFPIDVFVPGCPPRPEAMLQGFVELQEKIKAKKDLGSEY from the coding sequence ATGGGTGAAGTGAAGGAGAAAAAAACGAGTAAACCCTATGAAACTTCGGAAGAAGAAATTCCTGGAGTTATCACAACAACAAGCAATGCGATCAGTGAATTTCTCAAGAAAACTAAGGTTCAGGATATAATCAACTGGGGAAGGAAAAATTCTCTATGGTTTATGACCCAGCCAATGGGCTGTTGCGGAGTCGAGATGATTGCCATGGGTTGTGCTCACTATGATACGGACCGCTTTGGGATCATTCCGAGAAACTCTCCTAGACAGGCTGATGTCATGCTCATAAGTGGCTACGTGACAAAGAAGTACCTGCCTGCTTTAAAAAGACTCTGGGAACAGATGCCTTCTCCGAAATGGGTCATCGCTTTCGGAGACTGTTCAATTAGTGGCGGCCCGTTTTATGAATCATACAGCACAGTCCAGAATATTGATGAAATATTTCCAATTGATGTCTTCGTTCCAGGATGTCCTCCAAGGCCAGAAGCAATGCTTCAGGGATTTGTGGAACTACAGGAAAAAATCAAAGCCAAAAAAGACCTGGGCTCGGAGTATTAA
- the fpoC gene encoding F420H2 dehydrogenase subunit FpoC, translated as MDVTEILKSLTGAFPEAISETTAESEIRARAYVEKEKTKEVCQYLKDSLQFDHLCSVCGVDYIKRNELEVVYHIASYNHPVVLTLKAKLPRENPEIESIVSVYWNANWYERETYELFGILFKNHPNLKPLILPEDMLGEWPLRKDYEGFPNKTARNLV; from the coding sequence ATGGATGTCACAGAAATTCTCAAGTCATTAACAGGTGCATTTCCTGAGGCAATCTCCGAAACAACTGCCGAGTCTGAAATCCGTGCCAGGGCATATGTGGAAAAGGAGAAGACGAAAGAAGTCTGTCAGTACCTCAAGGATTCCCTTCAATTTGACCATCTCTGCTCAGTCTGCGGAGTAGACTACATAAAAAGGAATGAGCTTGAGGTAGTCTATCATATAGCATCATATAACCATCCTGTGGTTCTGACACTTAAGGCCAAACTTCCAAGGGAAAATCCGGAAATCGAGTCTATTGTATCGGTGTACTGGAATGCAAACTGGTATGAAAGAGAAACTTACGAACTTTTCGGGATTCTATTTAAAAACCACCCTAACCTGAAGCCACTTATACTTCCCGAAGATATGCTTGGAGAATGGCCACTCAGAAAAGATTACGAGGGCTTTCCGAATAAGACGGCCAGAAATCTGGTGTGA
- the fpoD gene encoding F420H2 dehydrogenase subunit FpoD: MEEKLEPNEMIVHLGPQHPMQPGPFRLNLRLKGETVVDADIELGFIHKGIEKILENKTYLQGITIVDRICYLVALVNEECFVGCTEKLLGIEPPERSQYIRVILDELTRIQSHLLGMGEFGEFIGFVSMFMYTIREREEVLSLIDMITGARITHSYLKFGGVRDDLPDGFKEKALSVLNNLKKSVDDFEEMFHTDRIYRERTVGVGVLTADVAKNLGVSGPPLRATGVPFDIRKNEPYLVYKDLDFKVCTETAGDCFARVQVRINEIRESIYILEQCFDQIPSGPLFPEGSLYGRRTPVMRVPAGEVFYRVEDPRGEMGMYMISDGSDKPYRVKIRGPYYPTLQALPPLIIGTTVADVAAISGSMDGCTSEADR; encoded by the coding sequence ATGGAAGAAAAGCTTGAACCAAATGAGATGATTGTACACCTGGGCCCTCAACATCCCATGCAACCCGGCCCATTCAGGCTAAACCTGAGGTTGAAAGGGGAAACAGTCGTGGATGCTGACATAGAACTGGGTTTCATTCATAAAGGTATTGAAAAGATTCTGGAGAATAAGACGTACCTCCAGGGAATCACAATCGTGGACAGGATCTGCTATCTTGTAGCCCTTGTAAATGAAGAATGTTTTGTAGGTTGTACCGAGAAATTACTTGGCATCGAACCGCCTGAAAGGTCTCAATATATCAGGGTTATTCTTGACGAGCTTACAAGAATTCAGAGTCATCTGCTGGGTATGGGAGAGTTTGGGGAATTCATTGGTTTTGTCTCCATGTTCATGTACACGATCAGGGAAAGAGAAGAAGTCCTGAGCCTGATTGATATGATCACAGGAGCCAGAATTACTCATAGTTATCTTAAGTTTGGAGGAGTACGCGACGACCTTCCGGATGGGTTTAAAGAAAAAGCACTCTCTGTCCTCAACAACCTCAAAAAATCAGTTGACGATTTTGAAGAAATGTTCCATACGGACAGGATCTACAGGGAAAGGACTGTTGGAGTTGGTGTCCTGACTGCTGATGTCGCAAAGAATCTTGGAGTCTCAGGGCCTCCTTTGCGTGCAACCGGTGTGCCTTTTGACATCCGGAAAAACGAGCCTTATCTGGTCTATAAAGACCTTGACTTCAAAGTCTGCACTGAAACCGCAGGAGACTGTTTTGCAAGAGTCCAGGTCAGGATTAACGAGATCAGAGAAAGTATCTATATCCTGGAACAGTGCTTCGACCAGATTCCAAGCGGCCCTCTCTTCCCTGAAGGTTCCCTGTACGGCAGGAGAACCCCTGTGATGAGAGTTCCTGCTGGTGAGGTATTCTACAGGGTGGAAGACCCAAGAGGGGAAATGGGAATGTACATGATTTCCGACGGTTCGGACAAGCCATACAGAGTAAAGATTAGAGGACCTTACTATCCTACCCTGCAAGCTCTACCTCCCCTTATAATAGGCACGACTGTTGCAGATGTGGCAGCAATCTCGGGCAGTATGGACGGGTGTACCAGTGAAGCGGACAGGTGA